The following are from one region of the Advenella mimigardefordensis DPN7 genome:
- a CDS encoding YeiH family protein → MVIKYIMTLTATSLHALSATVTPDAGLVRVAKGSSAAQPRKNSLWPGLILSVAIALVAEFAGRAVPIIGGPVFGILMGIMYRSAFGLHATLQPGITFSSKKILQVSIILLGFGLSFTQIMATGGESLAVTLVTVTVAFGSAWLLGRLLRTPSDLTTLIGVGTAICGGSAIAAVTPILKPSEHDTAFAISTIFLFNIVAVLTFPALGHMLGLSDYGFGMWAGTAINDTSSVVAAGYAYSHAAGDFATIVKLTRATLIIPICLFLVVLVGMRNRRQGNQSVSLTKIFPWFIVWFLLASLARSTGIMPEIMLDWINVAAKFLIVVALVAVGLSANMRKIFATGPRPILLGFLVWMAVSISSLIVQYAMGQM, encoded by the coding sequence ATGGTTATTAAATATATTATGACACTCACGGCCACTTCTCTCCATGCCTTGTCAGCCACTGTCACACCTGATGCAGGCCTTGTGCGCGTAGCAAAAGGCAGCAGCGCCGCTCAGCCTCGCAAAAACTCCCTGTGGCCCGGTTTGATTTTATCGGTAGCGATTGCCCTGGTGGCCGAGTTTGCCGGACGTGCCGTTCCTATTATTGGCGGACCGGTTTTCGGCATACTGATGGGAATCATGTACCGAAGCGCATTCGGCCTGCATGCCACATTGCAACCCGGCATCACCTTTTCTTCCAAGAAAATTTTGCAGGTTTCTATTATTCTGCTTGGCTTTGGTCTGAGTTTTACCCAGATTATGGCAACCGGTGGTGAATCGCTGGCCGTCACACTGGTGACCGTGACGGTGGCGTTTGGGAGCGCCTGGTTGCTGGGCCGCCTGCTGCGCACGCCGTCCGACCTCACTACATTGATCGGCGTGGGCACAGCCATTTGCGGTGGTTCTGCCATCGCCGCTGTCACACCCATTCTGAAGCCTTCGGAGCATGACACGGCATTTGCCATCTCCACCATTTTTCTGTTCAATATTGTCGCCGTGCTCACCTTTCCGGCCCTGGGCCATATGCTGGGCCTGAGCGACTATGGTTTCGGCATGTGGGCGGGCACTGCCATCAACGATACTTCGTCTGTGGTGGCTGCCGGCTATGCATACAGTCATGCAGCGGGCGACTTTGCCACGATTGTTAAGCTGACCCGCGCCACGCTGATTATCCCGATCTGTCTTTTTCTGGTGGTACTGGTTGGCATGCGCAATCGCCGTCAGGGCAATCAATCGGTCAGCCTGACAAAGATATTTCCCTGGTTCATCGTATGGTTCCTGCTCGCGTCGCTGGCCCGCAGCACCGGTATCATGCCCGAGATCATGCTTGACTGGATTAACGTCGCTGCGAAATTCCTGATCGTGGTTGCGCTGGTCGCCGTTGGTCTGTCTGCCAATATGCGCAAAATCTTTGCTACCGGTCCGCGCCCTATCCTGCTGGGTTTCCTGGTATGGATGGCCGTATCGATCAGCAGCCTGATTGTGCAATACGCCATGGGTCAGATGTAA